One genomic window of Bacillus mycoides includes the following:
- a CDS encoding GNAT family N-acetyltransferase: MDIQKKNFLVENEIQQMKDLAHVCGQHDQIDYSSDLHVNFLTARNKEGVNDFLFYDDTQLIGALSMYDFERPTKLELIGFVHPNYRKQHIGTTLLQTAIKEIQKREADEALLIINGDSISGKSFAKQMNLPYLYSEYGMEFKTNEVQKTMKNNINLTVASSELLPDLIEIASEAFEDSAANTSTWLQKMMTSPSHQVYIALINEKVIGTITVTEQEQSTTLSGFAVHPSYQGKGYGKNILRYMVHTLITEGVSTIELDVETKNNNALKLYTQCGFEIMTKYDYYGLLE, encoded by the coding sequence ATGGATATTCAGAAAAAGAACTTTTTAGTTGAAAATGAAATACAACAGATGAAAGACTTAGCTCATGTTTGCGGGCAACACGATCAAATTGATTACTCGTCAGATTTACATGTAAACTTTTTAACTGCTCGTAATAAAGAAGGGGTAAATGATTTTCTATTTTATGATGATACTCAATTAATCGGTGCATTAAGTATGTATGACTTTGAAAGACCGACTAAGCTCGAGTTAATAGGGTTTGTTCATCCGAACTACAGGAAGCAACATATAGGCACTACTCTTTTACAAACTGCCATCAAAGAAATACAAAAAAGAGAAGCAGATGAAGCCCTTCTTATAATTAATGGTGACTCTATTTCAGGGAAATCATTTGCAAAACAAATGAACTTGCCTTATTTATATAGCGAGTACGGTATGGAGTTCAAAACAAACGAAGTACAAAAAACAATGAAAAATAATATTAATCTTACCGTTGCATCTTCTGAATTACTTCCTGATCTTATAGAAATCGCTAGTGAAGCTTTTGAAGATTCGGCAGCAAATACGTCTACATGGCTACAAAAGATGATGACTTCACCTTCTCATCAAGTTTACATTGCTCTTATTAATGAAAAAGTAATTGGAACCATTACTGTTACTGAGCAAGAGCAATCTACTACACTATCAGGATTCGCAGTTCATCCTTCTTATCAAGGTAAAGGATATGGTAAAAATATTCTTAGATATATGGTACATACACTTATTACAGAAGGAGTTTCAACAATTGAACTAGACGTCGAAACGAAAAATAACAATGCTTTAAAACTATATACGCAATGTGGTTTTGAAATTATGACAAAGTATGATTATTATGGATTGTTGGAATAG
- a CDS encoding metallophosphoesterase, with product MEKIQKLLIPKGVRVIVISDIHGELNLLKELLHKVNFKDDDYLIINGDLCEKGSDSIGVVDYVMDLVISKSNVYVVEGNCEVVVEALVNENPALINYLCTRKNTIFNEWLKQLNVTVHEESDIRELKNILMSHFSEEIKWLIELPTAIETEEYIFVHAGLEDREDWKQTDRKNAIVMPEFFNKSHRADKYVIVGHWPVVNYSEEAPSNNPVIDKEKKIIAIDGGNAIKEAGQLNAFIIHRDILNDTFSYTYVDHFPQYEVLADFNANSVMQGGVTYPHYYIEPVERMKDFTVCKQIGTNELLYVKNEYIKQLESGEYTVKTDISCAQIGVRKGDIVSLIDGSCMGYDLIKKDGVEGWIEKGILLEIEKKGNKIFS from the coding sequence TTGGAAAAAATTCAGAAACTATTAATCCCAAAAGGTGTAAGAGTTATCGTAATATCTGATATTCATGGGGAATTAAATCTTTTAAAAGAATTATTACATAAAGTTAATTTTAAAGATGATGATTATTTAATTATAAATGGCGACCTTTGTGAGAAGGGGAGCGATAGCATTGGCGTCGTAGACTATGTGATGGATCTAGTAATTAGCAAGTCAAATGTTTATGTTGTTGAAGGGAATTGTGAAGTTGTAGTTGAAGCGCTTGTAAATGAAAATCCTGCGCTAATAAATTATTTATGTACGCGAAAAAATACAATTTTTAATGAATGGCTAAAGCAATTAAACGTTACCGTTCATGAAGAGAGTGATATTCGTGAACTGAAAAACATATTAATGAGCCATTTTTCAGAAGAAATAAAGTGGCTAATAGAATTGCCAACTGCTATTGAAACTGAGGAGTATATCTTTGTACATGCTGGCCTTGAAGATAGAGAGGATTGGAAACAAACAGATAGGAAAAATGCAATTGTAATGCCAGAGTTTTTTAATAAGTCACACCGAGCGGATAAGTACGTAATTGTTGGACATTGGCCTGTTGTGAACTATTCTGAAGAAGCGCCGTCTAATAATCCAGTTATTGATAAGGAGAAAAAAATTATTGCGATTGATGGTGGTAATGCGATTAAAGAAGCAGGGCAATTAAATGCATTTATTATTCATCGAGATATTTTAAATGATACATTTTCCTATACATATGTAGATCATTTTCCGCAGTATGAAGTATTGGCCGATTTTAATGCGAATTCAGTAATGCAGGGCGGGGTTACATATCCGCATTATTACATAGAGCCTGTGGAGAGAATGAAAGATTTTACTGTATGTAAACAAATAGGAACAAATGAACTACTTTATGTGAAAAACGAGTATATAAAGCAACTTGAATCAGGTGAGTATACAGTGAAAACGGATATTTCTTGTGCGCAAATAGGCGTTAGAAAAGGGGATATCGTTTCTCTCATTGATGGTAGCTGCATGGGATATGATTTAATTAAAAAAGATGGAGTAGAAGGCTGGATAGAGAAAGGGATTCTACTTGAGATAGAAAAGAAGGGAAATAAAATATTTAGCTAA
- a CDS encoding PLP-dependent aminotransferase family protein, whose protein sequence is MDLTIPLQLESKTPIYLQIYEYMKREISQGLLPAGTRLPSHRSLAVQLNVSRITVESAYQQLLAEGYVESKPKRGIFVAEVDIDVIQTKQQVVSNSANNIKKEQYDYDCSQGLIDQKAFPITNWKRALNETLFQYENELFAKEDPQGEFVLREHISKYLYHARGVHSSPDQIIIGAGTQPLLWLLLQLLGSRKEYGIENPGFHRITAMIQSADFPIHPIPLDDKGIHISALRESGANVAYVTPSHQFPLGIIMPLSRRLELLKWANDCGGYIIEDDYDGEFRYVGKPIPSLQGLDSKERVIYMGTFSKSFLPSLRMGYIVLPPHLLRAYKELGGMFKQTVSTLQQLAFATFIQKGDWERHINRIRTLYKRKHISLVKSVTDEMGAHVHILGEQSGLHIVLHVHNGMNEQELIHAAAKQRIKLYPLSTYDSVHNLREASFVLLGFGSIPEDCIETVVKLLKRVWFPN, encoded by the coding sequence ATGGATCTTACTATCCCATTGCAATTAGAAAGTAAAACACCAATTTACTTACAAATTTACGAATATATGAAACGAGAAATCTCTCAGGGATTACTACCTGCTGGTACACGCCTTCCTTCTCACAGAAGTTTAGCGGTACAACTTAATGTTAGCCGTATTACTGTTGAATCTGCTTATCAACAATTACTAGCTGAAGGTTATGTAGAAAGTAAACCGAAACGTGGGATTTTTGTTGCAGAAGTTGATATTGATGTCATTCAAACTAAACAACAAGTTGTGTCAAACAGCGCTAACAATATAAAAAAAGAACAATATGACTATGATTGTAGCCAAGGGCTGATTGATCAAAAAGCTTTTCCAATTACAAACTGGAAAAGAGCATTAAACGAAACTTTATTCCAGTATGAAAATGAATTATTTGCTAAAGAAGATCCTCAAGGTGAGTTTGTTCTACGAGAGCATATTTCAAAATATTTATATCATGCCCGCGGGGTACATTCTTCACCTGATCAAATTATTATCGGAGCCGGTACGCAGCCTCTTCTTTGGCTGCTACTTCAACTGCTTGGTTCAAGAAAAGAATACGGAATCGAAAACCCTGGATTTCACCGTATAACTGCTATGATTCAAAGTGCTGATTTTCCTATTCATCCTATCCCTTTAGATGATAAAGGGATTCATATTTCAGCTTTACGTGAATCAGGTGCTAATGTAGCATACGTCACTCCATCACACCAATTTCCTCTTGGAATAATTATGCCTTTATCTAGAAGACTCGAACTATTAAAATGGGCGAATGATTGCGGGGGATATATTATTGAAGATGATTACGATGGGGAATTCCGTTATGTAGGCAAACCTATTCCTTCTTTACAAGGACTGGATTCAAAGGAACGTGTTATTTATATGGGAACTTTCTCGAAATCCTTTTTACCTTCTTTGCGAATGGGATATATCGTCTTACCACCTCATCTTTTAAGAGCCTATAAAGAACTTGGTGGCATGTTTAAACAAACGGTTTCTACCCTGCAGCAACTCGCTTTTGCCACCTTTATTCAAAAAGGTGATTGGGAACGTCATATAAATCGAATTCGTACGTTATATAAAAGAAAGCACATTTCATTAGTTAAATCTGTCACGGACGAAATGGGAGCTCACGTTCATATACTCGGTGAACAATCAGGACTTCATATCGTACTTCACGTTCATAATGGGATGAACGAACAAGAACTTATTCATGCCGCTGCGAAACAACGCATTAAGTTGTACCCTCTCTCAACATACGATTCTGTTCATAATTTAAGAGAGGCGTCGTTTGTATTACTCGGTTTTGGTAGTATTCCAGAAGATTGTATCGAAACTGTTGTCAAATTACTGAAAAGAGTCTGGTTCCCTAACTGA
- a CDS encoding histidine phosphatase family protein, translating into MQILLIRHGESEADILNVHEGRADFELTEKGRQQVQRLVQKVKADFPPDFIWASTLKRARETAETLAEAIQCPIQLEEELMEFNNGVQAGLSFEEAKKYPEPKFLHDRFENGESFIEFRMRIEGIFSKIVTENTYDRIAIVAHGGVINSILRAFFQMPISMDYYFKLGDTGISLIELTDKQKTVHFINDTNHLDGL; encoded by the coding sequence ATGCAAATACTACTAATACGCCACGGTGAATCAGAAGCTGATATTTTAAATGTACATGAAGGTCGAGCTGACTTTGAATTAACAGAAAAGGGAAGACAGCAAGTACAAAGACTTGTACAGAAAGTGAAAGCGGACTTTCCACCAGATTTCATTTGGGCAAGCACATTAAAACGTGCCCGAGAAACGGCTGAAACATTAGCTGAAGCGATTCAGTGCCCAATTCAATTAGAAGAGGAATTAATGGAGTTTAATAATGGAGTGCAAGCAGGTTTATCATTTGAGGAAGCAAAAAAATATCCAGAGCCAAAGTTTCTTCATGACCGGTTTGAAAACGGGGAATCATTTATTGAATTTAGAATGAGAATAGAAGGAATCTTTTCTAAAATCGTGACAGAAAATACATATGATCGGATTGCAATTGTTGCACACGGTGGTGTAATAAATAGTATTTTACGAGCATTTTTCCAAATGCCAATTAGTATGGACTATTATTTTAAACTGGGAGATACGGGTATTAGTTTGATTGAACTTACGGATAAACAGAAAACTGTGCATTTTATAAATGATACAAATCATTTGGATGGATTGTAA
- a CDS encoding Cof-type HAD-IIB family hydrolase, with translation MYKVVFFDVDGTLLSEIDRSMHESTKEAIQRLIDKGIHVVVTTGRPYSLCSQFKELGINTFISANGAHIKCADEVIHKSVLSIEIVHDISNFAELHGHSVSYFTEEFVMNGIASKDERVIRALNETLNLERYPDKVRNLSEEIYCVCLYADETEAQKFFERYPALTFERFHGYVMNVLEDNKVSKLTAIQKVLEHLGICKSEAIAFGDGGNDVEMLQYVGLGIAMGNGGEELKTRADFVTKKSSEGGISFALKEFGII, from the coding sequence ATGTACAAAGTTGTATTTTTCGATGTTGACGGTACTCTTTTAAGTGAGATTGATAGAAGTATGCACGAAAGTACAAAAGAAGCGATACAAAGGTTAATAGATAAAGGAATTCACGTCGTTGTTACAACTGGGAGACCATATAGTTTATGCTCACAATTTAAAGAACTGGGCATAAATACGTTTATTTCTGCAAATGGTGCACATATAAAATGTGCTGATGAAGTTATACATAAATCGGTACTTTCAATTGAAATTGTTCATGATATTTCAAATTTCGCTGAATTACATGGTCACAGTGTTTCTTATTTTACAGAAGAATTTGTAATGAATGGTATTGCCTCAAAAGACGAACGTGTAATACGAGCATTAAATGAAACGTTAAATTTAGAGCGGTATCCTGACAAAGTTAGAAACTTGTCAGAAGAGATTTATTGTGTATGTCTGTATGCTGATGAAACAGAAGCTCAAAAATTCTTTGAAAGATATCCAGCACTTACGTTTGAACGTTTTCATGGTTACGTTATGAATGTGTTGGAAGATAATAAAGTATCGAAGCTAACTGCAATTCAAAAGGTATTGGAACATCTGGGAATTTGTAAATCAGAAGCAATTGCTTTTGGTGACGGTGGAAATGATGTTGAGATGTTACAGTATGTAGGACTGGGAATTGCGATGGGGAATGGCGGAGAAGAGTTAAAAACAAGAGCAGATTTCGTTACAAAGAAATCAAGTGAAGGTGGTATTTCTTTTGCTTTAAAAGAGTTTGGGATTATTTAA
- a CDS encoding aminoglycoside phosphotransferase family protein has protein sequence MLQQLFTSPILSVQALHPGYEDHASDVFLVKTEAEKVIVRSSKMTEEPSNDFWWGCKNLFGIDPRNVHHLETIHALLKKHTTLPIPTILQKHVLNGREYIIVEKLTGSTLQSFIGQPDSILFSLGKGLAEIHSFKANIIGNPSGAFQVPLEEFKSHILKVSKNLVNMFYSDNASIHNAFHTFESQLSSLPSPKESTLILIDMDPTQFLSDGQSITGLVDTEAYAIAPREFDFIGLEYVLTEKEARAFKQGYETIMPIPCLEECRQPYRYLYRLLSVQGSVELEKWLCHPSYF, from the coding sequence ATGCTACAACAACTCTTCACTTCGCCTATCCTATCTGTTCAAGCACTACATCCGGGCTATGAAGACCATGCAAGCGACGTGTTTCTTGTTAAAACAGAAGCTGAAAAAGTTATTGTTCGTTCCTCAAAAATGACTGAAGAGCCAAGCAATGATTTTTGGTGGGGATGCAAAAACCTTTTTGGAATTGATCCAAGAAATGTACATCATTTAGAAACAATACATGCATTATTGAAAAAGCATACTACCTTACCCATCCCGACTATTTTGCAAAAACATGTTTTAAATGGACGAGAGTATATTATCGTCGAAAAACTAACCGGAAGTACACTGCAATCATTTATCGGTCAACCTGATTCTATTTTATTCAGCCTTGGAAAAGGACTAGCAGAGATTCATTCATTTAAAGCTAATATCATAGGAAACCCTTCTGGTGCTTTCCAAGTTCCACTAGAAGAATTTAAGTCTCATATTTTAAAAGTAAGCAAGAATCTTGTAAATATGTTTTATTCCGATAATGCGAGCATACATAACGCATTTCATACTTTTGAATCACAACTCTCTTCCTTGCCATCACCGAAGGAATCTACACTCATTTTAATTGATATGGATCCTACTCAGTTTTTATCAGATGGTCAATCTATTACTGGTTTAGTAGATACAGAAGCTTATGCAATTGCTCCACGAGAGTTCGATTTTATTGGATTAGAATATGTACTTACAGAAAAAGAGGCTCGTGCTTTTAAACAAGGTTATGAGACCATTATGCCCATTCCTTGTCTTGAAGAATGTAGACAACCCTACCGATATTTATATCGCTTATTATCTGTTCAAGGTAGTGTGGAATTAGAAAAGTGGTTATGTCACCCATCCTATTTTTAA
- a CDS encoding YitT family protein, with product MKKLFEYVLLTIGSIIVAGSLELILAPNGLVDGGVTAIAIMANKVAGLPLYGVFLGLNIPILLFTAKVMGKKFFIRTSYANVVTTLGLIYLKPFPAITTSELLIVLYGGVLFGVGVGIVVKMGGAIDGSEMLAVWMNKHFKVPISTFLLAVNAVIFVFVAILFSIEQAMFSLAIFYIVTKMIDFILDGINQGKSVMIISNKNKEIGELLMKELQLSVTYLHGEGGFLGEHQRIIYCITNRFIYPKMKDLVLSVDPSAIIEASYSTETTGVKRPGRTARSGQVSKNSE from the coding sequence ATGAAAAAATTATTCGAATACGTATTATTAACAATTGGATCTATTATTGTAGCTGGTTCACTAGAGCTTATTTTAGCGCCTAATGGATTAGTAGATGGCGGAGTAACTGCGATTGCTATTATGGCAAATAAGGTTGCAGGGCTACCACTTTACGGAGTATTTTTAGGACTTAATATTCCTATTTTATTATTTACTGCAAAAGTAATGGGGAAGAAATTTTTCATCCGTACATCCTATGCAAATGTTGTGACAACACTCGGATTGATTTATTTAAAACCATTTCCAGCAATTACGACTTCGGAATTATTAATTGTACTTTACGGAGGGGTTCTATTTGGTGTTGGTGTTGGGATTGTTGTAAAAATGGGCGGAGCAATTGACGGATCAGAAATGTTAGCTGTTTGGATGAATAAGCATTTTAAAGTACCAATTAGTACATTTTTACTTGCTGTAAATGCAGTGATCTTTGTATTTGTTGCTATTTTATTTTCAATTGAGCAAGCGATGTTCTCATTAGCAATTTTCTATATTGTTACGAAGATGATTGATTTCATATTAGACGGTATTAATCAAGGAAAGAGCGTCATGATTATTTCGAATAAAAATAAAGAAATTGGCGAACTGCTTATGAAAGAATTACAACTGTCTGTTACGTATCTACATGGAGAAGGTGGTTTTTTAGGAGAGCACCAGAGAATTATTTATTGTATTACAAATCGTTTCATTTATCCAAAAATGAAAGATCTCGTTCTCTCTGTAGATCCAAGTGCTATAATTGAAGCTTCTTATTCAACAGAAACAACTGGTGTAAAGCGTCCAGGAAGGACAGCGAGATCAGGGCAAGTATCAAAAAATAGTGAATGA
- a CDS encoding DinB family protein has protein sequence MFVPSALNQVKIAIDTSIQILNQYTENDLKIKPIESKRSLFEMCTHLSLICHADLLILNGITEKELHTFYIEQTPETITQMQQTMIQGYDLLSKTFLSYSNEELAEIMTTYWGISYSRFEWLLEIVAHFYHHRGQIHILLVEHIKDPKISLFE, from the coding sequence ATGTTTGTTCCATCTGCATTGAATCAAGTTAAAATTGCTATCGATACTTCCATTCAAATACTGAACCAATATACTGAAAATGATTTAAAAATAAAACCGATTGAATCAAAGCGGTCATTATTTGAAATGTGTACACATCTTTCCCTTATTTGCCATGCTGATTTACTCATATTAAATGGTATTACGGAAAAAGAATTACATACCTTTTATATAGAACAAACACCAGAAACAATTACTCAAATGCAACAAACGATGATACAAGGGTACGATTTACTTTCTAAAACTTTTTTATCCTATTCCAATGAAGAATTAGCTGAAATTATGACTACTTATTGGGGTATTTCTTACTCTCGATTCGAATGGTTGCTTGAAATCGTTGCACATTTTTATCATCATCGCGGGCAAATTCATATTTTATTAGTTGAGCATATTAAAGATCCTAAGATATCTTTATTCGAATAA
- a CDS encoding GNAT family N-acetyltransferase: MNIREVVTEADLHDVFPVLQQLRTKLSREEASSLFQKMKEENYKLLLLQNEDDEVVCLAGVAICTNFYNEKHVFVYDLVTAKAHRSKGYGKVLLSYVEKWGGEKGCSSIVLTSAFPRVDAHRFYEREGYDKVSYSFYKEL; encoded by the coding sequence ATGAATATTAGAGAAGTAGTAACAGAAGCTGATTTACATGATGTATTCCCCGTATTACAGCAATTACGAACGAAACTTTCAAGAGAAGAAGCAAGTTCTTTATTTCAAAAAATGAAAGAAGAAAATTACAAACTACTCTTGTTACAGAATGAAGATGATGAAGTTGTTTGTCTCGCTGGTGTAGCGATTTGTACGAACTTTTATAATGAGAAACATGTTTTTGTATATGATCTTGTAACTGCGAAAGCTCACAGATCAAAAGGGTATGGTAAGGTTCTGCTGTCATATGTAGAAAAATGGGGGGGAGAAAAAGGGTGCAGTTCTATCGTTCTTACATCAGCGTTTCCAAGAGTTGATGCCCATCGTTTTTATGAAAGAGAAGGCTATGATAAGGTAAGTTATTCTTTTTATAAAGAGTTATAA
- a CDS encoding GNAT family N-acetyltransferase: MQNVILKGNKVTIRTIEESDIKTLWSIVYKEENPEWKKWNAPYFPFSMQGYSSYKEKMQTCLKEEPLSNLIVENNGQIIGTVSFYWEHKPTRWLEMGIVIYDPAYWNGGYGTEALTLYRDLLFENMEIGRVGLTTWSGNERMMKVAEKIGMRLEGRMRNCRYYNGTYYDSIRMGMIREEWEELCVTKG; encoded by the coding sequence ATGCAAAACGTTATATTAAAGGGGAACAAAGTTACAATTCGTACAATTGAGGAATCAGATATAAAAACATTATGGAGTATTGTATATAAAGAAGAAAATCCAGAGTGGAAAAAATGGAATGCCCCGTACTTCCCGTTCTCAATGCAAGGATACTCATCCTATAAAGAAAAGATGCAAACTTGTTTAAAAGAAGAACCGTTATCAAATCTTATTGTGGAAAATAATGGTCAAATTATTGGGACAGTAAGTTTTTATTGGGAACATAAACCGACGCGTTGGTTAGAGATGGGAATCGTTATTTATGACCCAGCATACTGGAATGGTGGCTACGGTACAGAAGCATTAACACTATATAGAGATTTACTATTTGAAAATATGGAGATTGGTAGAGTAGGGCTCACAACTTGGTCTGGAAATGAACGAATGATGAAAGTAGCGGAAAAAATAGGAATGCGATTAGAAGGTAGAATGCGAAATTGTCGATATTATAACGGGACATACTATGATTCTATTCGAATGGGAATGATTCGTGAAGAATGGGAAGAGCTTTGTGTAACGAAGGGGTGA
- a CDS encoding GNAT family N-acetyltransferase, whose translation MTYVIREMKQEDIHAVQNVAKIAWHDTYEGIIPRAIQDNFLNEAYSDEKMKYRLENTHLFVAEEEGEVIGFANFSPIRLQNEAELGAIYLLPDQQGKGIGTALLQKGITTLKGIRKMYIHVEAENEKGKRFYEAKGFAALEQFEEDFEGHMLQTVRMVLYI comes from the coding sequence ATGACATATGTAATTAGAGAAATGAAGCAAGAAGATATTCATGCTGTACAAAACGTAGCGAAAATAGCTTGGCATGATACTTACGAAGGAATTATTCCGAGAGCGATTCAAGACAACTTTTTAAATGAAGCGTATTCCGATGAAAAAATGAAATATCGCCTTGAAAATACACATTTATTTGTTGCGGAAGAAGAGGGAGAAGTAATTGGATTTGCGAATTTTTCACCAATTAGACTGCAAAATGAAGCAGAATTAGGTGCGATTTATTTGTTGCCAGATCAGCAAGGGAAAGGGATAGGGACAGCTTTGTTACAAAAAGGGATCACGACGTTAAAAGGGATTCGAAAAATGTACATTCATGTAGAAGCGGAAAATGAAAAAGGAAAACGATTTTATGAAGCAAAAGGTTTTGCGGCTTTAGAGCAATTTGAAGAAGATTTCGAAGGGCATATGCTGCAAACAGTGAGAATGGTTTTATACATATAA
- the alr gene encoding alanine racemase gives MSLKYGRDTIVEVDLNAVKHNVKEFKKRVNDENIAMMAAVKANGYGHGAVEVAKSAIEAGINQLAVAFVDEAIELREAGITVPILILGYTPVAAVEDVIQYDVMMTVYRVEDLHGIDEVANHLQKKVRIHVKIDTGMSRIGLQEEEVKPFFEELKRMRYVEVVGMFTHYSTADEIDKTYTNMQTSLFEKAVNTAEELGIHFPYIHSSNSAGSMELSNTFQNMVRVGIGIYGMYPSREVDHTVASLQPALSLKSKVAHVKHAKKNRGVSYGNTYVTTGEEWIATVPIGYADGYNRQLSNKGHALINGVRVPVIGRVCMDQLMLDVTNAMPVQVGDEVVFYGKQGEEEIAVEEIADMLGTINYEVTCMLDRRIPRVYKENDETTAVVNILRKNKKAESL, from the coding sequence ATGAGCTTGAAATATGGAAGAGATACAATTGTTGAAGTTGACTTAAATGCTGTAAAACATAATGTAAAAGAATTTAAAAAACGTGTGAATGATGAAAATATTGCAATGATGGCTGCTGTAAAAGCAAATGGGTATGGTCATGGGGCAGTTGAAGTTGCGAAATCGGCTATTGAAGCAGGAATAAACCAACTTGCAGTTGCATTTGTAGACGAAGCAATTGAATTAAGAGAAGCTGGAATCACTGTACCTATTTTAATTTTAGGATATACACCAGTAGCAGCTGTAGAAGATGTAATTCAATATGACGTTATGATGACTGTTTATAGAGTAGAAGATTTACATGGTATAGATGAAGTTGCAAACCATCTTCAAAAGAAAGTGCGAATTCATGTGAAAATTGATACAGGAATGAGCCGTATTGGTTTACAGGAAGAAGAAGTTAAACCGTTTTTTGAAGAGTTAAAACGTATGCGATATGTAGAAGTAGTAGGGATGTTTACACATTACTCTACCGCTGATGAAATAGATAAAACTTATACAAATATGCAAACAAGTTTGTTTGAGAAAGCTGTAAATACAGCGGAAGAATTAGGAATTCATTTTCCATATATTCATAGTTCAAACAGTGCAGGATCAATGGAACTTAGTAACACATTTCAAAATATGGTTCGTGTCGGTATTGGAATTTACGGTATGTATCCTTCAAGAGAAGTGGATCATACAGTTGCTTCCTTACAGCCAGCGTTGTCTTTAAAATCAAAAGTAGCACATGTTAAACATGCGAAGAAAAATCGTGGTGTTAGCTATGGGAATACGTATGTAACAACGGGTGAAGAATGGATTGCAACTGTACCAATTGGTTATGCTGATGGTTATAATCGTCAGTTATCTAATAAAGGGCATGCATTAATTAATGGAGTTAGAGTACCTGTTATTGGTCGTGTTTGTATGGATCAGCTTATGCTAGATGTTACAAATGCAATGCCAGTACAAGTAGGAGACGAAGTTGTATTCTACGGCAAACAAGGTGAAGAAGAGATTGCGGTGGAAGAAATAGCAGATATGTTAGGTACAATTAACTATGAAGTTACATGTATGTTGGACAGAAGAATTCCACGTGTCTATAAAGAAAATGATGAAACGACTGCGGTTGTAAATATATTAAGAAAAAATAAAAAAGCTGAATCGTTATGA
- a CDS encoding 2'-5' RNA ligase family protein, with protein sequence MYAIIATFDRVFTYKIRELQSELTNIIGTNQLAEVEPHITLADYNELDVNLYTEKLKEFVAFQENIAAVTFPSVGTFPTNGTIFLAPTITNELLRFHHSYHDYFKTFHDNPNSYYVPEKWVPHCTIANGLNSNQFLSVMEYIYEKFDVTTASIEKLKLIKVNYENGSAVSSSILAECNLKRMETSR encoded by the coding sequence GTGTACGCTATTATTGCTACATTTGATAGAGTGTTTACTTATAAAATTAGAGAATTGCAAAGTGAATTAACGAATATAATCGGAACAAACCAACTAGCTGAAGTAGAACCCCATATTACATTGGCTGATTATAATGAGTTAGATGTTAATTTATATACGGAGAAATTAAAGGAGTTTGTAGCTTTTCAAGAGAACATTGCTGCTGTAACTTTTCCTTCTGTTGGAACTTTTCCTACTAACGGAACGATCTTTCTAGCACCGACCATTACCAATGAATTATTAAGATTTCATCATTCTTATCATGATTATTTCAAAACTTTTCATGATAATCCAAACTCATATTACGTACCAGAAAAATGGGTTCCGCATTGCACGATTGCTAATGGGTTAAATTCAAATCAGTTTTTAAGTGTAATGGAGTATATATATGAAAAATTTGATGTTACAACAGCTTCGATTGAGAAGTTGAAATTAATTAAAGTAAATTATGAAAATGGTTCTGCCGTTTCTTCTAGTATTTTAGCAGAGTGTAATTTAAAGAGAATGGAGACATCGAGATGA